A region from the Desulfomarina profundi genome encodes:
- a CDS encoding SpoIIE family protein phosphatase, which translates to MPIQPRTLQQRTLVFILLPTFLLLMGLSIGGYIFVRNILLNQWGETAIAELQKTAHQIDMRMRKPKDLLQVLQIDGKMNISGEVFEYILQKIKSIDGVIKVKVTLPDKTPDRTSPGKTMARMMTMKMRHDYTLGQLTISLPKYDNRLRDRTVSLVSELETTTGNGTGRIEIIISFDTFVDQVIAAPWWKSNKAYLVDDTGNILASTFSKKTNPAEKRPNLFGRENKLEKATLNAIHQNNSGMVFGGGSPPEEVSGFYHLVEAPWTLVIVAPGKKILQPIIRFKIIYSLSIAACTLLILFFIRRSTNRITTMIKEITLAAENLARGEFGPPLPVTTVDEVGELAGCFNKMTRQLKQRLLLKEALSVAREVQQNLLPHTGYSSRRISIDGISNYCDETGGDYFDIIPLPEKNGKVGIVVGDVVGHGIGAALLMTTVRALLRCRISQPGTLARIMTDVNRLLCKDTERTGNFVTLFYLEYDEINHAVKWVRGGHDPAIVYSPASNKFSELKGRGVALGIDPDCHFECNEMILPNEPLIILIGSDGVWENENPEGEQFGKERVRQIIAAGSVLSPGSIVQSITDKLQSFMGEKSQEDDITLAVIKIDRDGDHISTTTGKPLNNREELP; encoded by the coding sequence ATGCCCATCCAACCCCGAACCCTGCAACAGCGAACGCTTGTGTTTATCCTGCTACCGACATTTCTGCTCCTTATGGGGCTGTCGATCGGCGGTTATATCTTTGTACGCAATATTCTCCTCAATCAATGGGGTGAAACAGCCATAGCTGAGCTGCAGAAAACAGCTCATCAGATAGACATGCGCATGCGAAAACCCAAAGACCTTCTGCAGGTTTTGCAGATCGACGGCAAAATGAATATTTCCGGGGAAGTATTTGAATATATTCTGCAGAAAATCAAAAGTATTGACGGAGTCATCAAAGTCAAAGTCACCCTGCCGGACAAAACTCCAGACAGAACATCCCCGGGAAAAACCATGGCCCGGATGATGACCATGAAAATGAGACACGATTACACTCTGGGTCAGCTCACAATCAGCCTGCCCAAGTATGACAACAGACTTCGAGACAGAACCGTTTCCCTTGTCAGTGAACTGGAAACAACAACGGGCAACGGTACGGGTAGAATTGAAATAATCATTTCATTTGACACCTTTGTCGATCAGGTCATTGCAGCACCCTGGTGGAAAAGCAATAAGGCTTACCTGGTCGATGATACCGGCAATATTCTTGCGAGCACTTTTTCAAAAAAAACCAACCCCGCTGAAAAACGACCAAACCTGTTCGGCAGGGAGAACAAACTGGAAAAAGCTACCCTGAATGCCATTCACCAGAATAATTCCGGCATGGTGTTTGGTGGCGGCTCACCTCCTGAAGAAGTGAGTGGATTTTACCATCTGGTTGAAGCTCCCTGGACACTGGTTATTGTTGCTCCCGGAAAAAAAATTCTCCAACCGATCATTCGCTTCAAAATAATCTATTCCCTGTCCATTGCCGCCTGTACCCTGCTGATCCTCTTTTTCATCCGCAGATCGACAAACCGGATTACAACAATGATCAAGGAGATAACACTGGCAGCGGAAAACCTGGCAAGAGGTGAATTCGGTCCGCCATTGCCTGTAACTACTGTTGACGAAGTTGGAGAACTGGCCGGATGTTTTAACAAGATGACCCGCCAGCTCAAACAGCGGCTTCTCCTCAAGGAAGCTCTCAGTGTCGCCAGAGAGGTTCAGCAGAATCTTCTCCCCCATACCGGCTATTCATCGAGACGAATCAGTATTGACGGGATAAGCAACTACTGCGATGAGACAGGAGGCGACTATTTTGACATCATCCCTCTTCCCGAAAAAAATGGAAAAGTAGGGATAGTTGTTGGTGATGTTGTCGGTCACGGCATAGGTGCCGCACTCCTGATGACAACAGTTCGGGCACTTCTCCGCTGCCGCATCTCTCAGCCGGGCACCCTTGCCCGAATAATGACTGATGTAAACAGGCTTTTATGCAAAGACACAGAAAGAACCGGCAATTTTGTCACCCTTTTTTATCTGGAATATGACGAAATAAACCACGCTGTCAAATGGGTAAGAGGGGGACATGATCCCGCAATTGTCTATTCGCCTGCAAGTAATAAATTTTCTGAACTGAAGGGCAGAGGTGTTGCCCTGGGAATTGACCCCGACTGTCATTTCGAATGCAACGAAATGATTCTGCCGAATGAACCATTAATAATCCTTATCGGCAGCGATGGCGTCTGGGAAAATGAAAATCCTGAAGGGGAGCAATTCGGAAAAGAGCGGGTCAGACAAATCATCGCCGCCGGCAGTGTCCTGTCACCCGGCTCTATCGTGCAGTCAATCACTGATAAACTCCAGTCTTTTATGGGAGAAAAATCCCAGGAAGACGATATAACGCTTGCGGTTATCAAAATTGATCGGGATGGTGATCATATTTCAACCACAACCGGAAAACCATTAAACAACAGGGAGGAACTACCATGA
- a CDS encoding two-component system sensor histidine kinase NtrB, whose product MMNFLSNSRKKLSIPLVGILVTTVILAGLLVFSTMRNLNKEQRIIEGFLLDEGLTLIRSLEAGARTTMMHEMMGGSLPVKTLVRETAKSERIEYIFIVAEDGMVVASAGIHDLKTDSLLTRKILEKREPVTTVIDLNGHKPVFEVATIFQSLPLERPVGMGMMGQSRWRPVSRVTKMLEEGRAVIHLGLCTKEFQEARVQDVRHSFFMGSLLLLLGSAGFYFLFLYQGMRVTRTTLANMKLYTRNIIESMPDGLITFDSRGRVVAWNPKAVELTGVHYEALKELSMEALFPGMPVDSLAVYENASSFSYTFKDGKGGEIPVEISCSPLQDEEKKNRGAVFLLRDLRKIRAMEEQLARSHRLAALGKMAAGIAHEIRNPLGTLRGFAQYFGARAEDDASREYSSLMIGEVDRLNESISSLLQFSRPREPEFLPLELEDLLEKMEKLLEYDLKEKNITLEKSYTCSIQIEGDGDLLLQVLLNVLKNALNASETDGLISVTCENDDEHIYITVKDNGVGMSRVECEQMFDPFFTTRKTGTGLGLTVSHQIVEQHQGLFKVTSEQGKGTSVTIILPQRQREQ is encoded by the coding sequence ATGATGAATTTTCTTAGTAATTCCAGAAAAAAATTATCTATCCCTCTTGTGGGAATTCTTGTCACCACAGTCATTCTGGCAGGATTGCTGGTTTTCAGCACAATGCGTAATCTCAACAAGGAACAGCGCATCATTGAGGGATTTCTGTTGGATGAAGGACTCACCCTGATTCGCAGTCTTGAAGCCGGGGCCCGGACCACGATGATGCATGAGATGATGGGAGGATCCCTGCCCGTTAAGACATTGGTTCGGGAGACCGCTAAAAGTGAGAGGATTGAGTATATTTTTATCGTTGCAGAAGATGGAATGGTTGTTGCAAGTGCAGGAATACATGATCTGAAGACTGACAGTTTGCTGACGAGGAAAATACTTGAAAAGAGAGAACCGGTGACAACGGTGATCGACCTCAACGGCCACAAGCCGGTTTTTGAAGTTGCAACTATTTTTCAAAGCCTGCCTCTTGAGAGGCCTGTCGGGATGGGGATGATGGGCCAAAGCAGATGGCGGCCTGTTTCCCGTGTGACGAAAATGCTGGAAGAGGGGCGTGCTGTTATTCATCTTGGATTGTGCACAAAAGAATTCCAGGAGGCACGTGTTCAGGATGTCAGGCATTCTTTTTTCATGGGGAGCCTGCTACTGCTGCTGGGAAGTGCCGGGTTTTATTTTCTTTTTCTTTACCAGGGGATGCGCGTTACGCGGACGACTCTTGCCAATATGAAACTGTATACCCGGAATATAATTGAGTCTATGCCCGACGGGCTTATTACCTTTGATTCGAGGGGAAGAGTTGTGGCCTGGAATCCCAAAGCTGTAGAACTGACCGGGGTGCATTATGAAGCGCTGAAAGAACTCTCCATGGAAGCACTGTTTCCCGGGATGCCGGTTGACTCTCTGGCAGTATATGAAAATGCGTCATCTTTTTCATATACTTTCAAGGATGGGAAAGGAGGGGAGATACCGGTGGAAATTAGCTGTTCCCCTCTTCAGGATGAGGAGAAAAAAAACCGTGGAGCGGTTTTTCTGCTTCGTGATCTCCGTAAAATCCGGGCCATGGAAGAGCAGCTGGCCCGGTCACATCGTCTGGCAGCTCTTGGGAAAATGGCCGCAGGCATTGCCCACGAGATACGTAATCCACTTGGAACTCTTCGTGGGTTTGCCCAATATTTCGGCGCCAGGGCCGAAGATGACGCTTCCCGGGAGTACAGTTCTCTTATGATCGGAGAAGTGGACAGACTCAACGAAAGTATTTCCTCACTGTTGCAGTTTTCCCGCCCCCGTGAACCGGAGTTTTTACCCCTTGAGCTGGAAGATCTTCTTGAGAAAATGGAAAAACTGCTGGAGTATGACTTGAAGGAGAAAAACATTACACTGGAGAAATCATATACCTGTTCAATTCAGATAGAAGGTGATGGTGATCTGCTTCTCCAGGTTTTGTTGAACGTTTTGAAAAACGCCTTGAACGCAAGTGAAACGGATGGTCTTATAAGTGTTACGTGTGAAAATGATGATGAACATATCTATATCACAGTAAAAGATAATGGTGTGGGGATGAGCAGAGTGGAGTGTGAACAGATGTTTGATCCCTTTTTTACTACCCGGAAAACCGGAACAGGACTGGGACTTACTGTAAGTCATCAGATTGTTGAACAGCACCAGGGACTGTTCAAAGTTACTTCAGAACAGGGTAAAGGTACTTCCGTGACAATTATCCTTCCTCAACGTCAGCGTGAACAATGA
- a CDS encoding sigma-54-dependent transcriptional regulator — MKHLKRKILIVDDDAAHRTMLKVNLVQGGYEIVEADDGDQVLPVLLENSVDLILMDLKMERMDGIEAIRLLRTEYRVEPIIVITAFSSVESAVEAMKHGAIDYITKPVDIEALKLKVEKALDVEGLREENRELRKRLGEKFDFGNIIGRSPAMQKVFETLALVAPSDATVLINGESGTGKELIAGALHHNSKRKDGPFIKVNCAALHENLLESELFGHEKGAFTGADSRRPGRFELADGGTLFLDEIGDMSLPTQAKILRVLQEGELERLGGNQTLRVNVRMVAATHRDLNKMVEEESFRQDLFFRLSVVPVELPPLRERTEDIPALADFFLHHYCTKNKKDIKGFHPQTLVLLVRYSWPGNVRELENTIERAVILCLGEQITPRELPPQMLPKDFQQVAVSSSSSGGGLTLKDMEKETIRATLERTGGNKSRAAKLLGIARQTLLNKLKEYEL, encoded by the coding sequence ATGAAACATTTGAAAAGAAAAATCCTGATTGTAGATGATGATGCGGCCCACCGGACCATGCTCAAGGTCAATCTGGTGCAGGGTGGATATGAAATTGTCGAGGCAGACGATGGTGACCAGGTTCTGCCTGTTCTCCTTGAGAATTCGGTGGATCTGATTCTGATGGATTTGAAAATGGAGCGTATGGATGGTATTGAGGCGATCAGGTTGTTGCGGACAGAATACAGGGTCGAACCGATCATTGTGATAACCGCCTTTTCATCAGTGGAGTCTGCTGTTGAAGCGATGAAACATGGGGCAATCGATTATATTACAAAACCAGTGGATATTGAGGCCCTGAAGCTGAAAGTTGAAAAGGCCCTGGATGTGGAAGGATTGCGTGAAGAGAACAGGGAGTTGAGGAAACGGCTGGGGGAGAAATTTGATTTTGGTAATATAATCGGGAGAAGTCCTGCCATGCAGAAGGTCTTTGAGACCTTGGCCCTTGTGGCTCCTTCTGATGCAACGGTACTGATAAACGGAGAGTCGGGGACCGGTAAGGAGCTGATAGCCGGTGCCCTTCATCATAACAGCAAGAGAAAGGACGGACCTTTTATAAAAGTCAACTGTGCCGCTCTGCATGAAAATCTCCTGGAATCAGAGCTTTTCGGTCATGAAAAAGGCGCCTTTACCGGTGCTGACAGCAGGCGTCCCGGGCGATTTGAACTTGCCGACGGTGGTACGCTCTTTCTGGATGAGATAGGCGATATGTCCCTGCCTACCCAGGCAAAGATTCTGCGGGTTCTGCAGGAGGGGGAGCTGGAGCGACTTGGGGGGAACCAGACTCTGCGTGTCAATGTACGCATGGTTGCGGCCACCCACAGAGATCTCAATAAAATGGTTGAAGAGGAAAGCTTCCGACAGGATCTTTTTTTCCGGTTGTCTGTCGTTCCCGTGGAATTACCGCCGTTGAGGGAGCGCACGGAAGATATCCCTGCGCTGGCAGATTTTTTCCTGCATCACTATTGCACAAAAAATAAAAAAGATATCAAGGGCTTTCATCCACAGACGCTGGTGCTGCTGGTACGTTACTCCTGGCCGGGAAATGTTCGTGAACTGGAAAATACAATAGAACGGGCAGTTATTCTCTGTCTGGGCGAGCAGATCACTCCCAGGGAATTACCTCCGCAGATGTTGCCCAAAGATTTTCAGCAGGTCGCAGTATCTTCTTCCTCTTCTGGTGGGGGTCTGACGCTGAAAGATATGGAAAAAGAGACGATTCGTGCAACACTTGAACGGACCGGAGGAAATAAATCACGTGCAGCGAAACTTCTCGGGATCGCACGGCAAACCTTGTTAAATAAATTAAAGGAATATGAATTATGA
- a CDS encoding c-type cytochrome, translating into MYGTKRMALKAVFVVILLLVAWKLVYGSGAHKGGHSQKNTNMSHWAAPEKAVKQVNPVVADSNSIALGKELYSQFCMGCHGKNADGNGPAAGSLTKKPTNLRAMAGGHEDGDFAWKIRNGRGEMPAWGMSWSLRTSGIW; encoded by the coding sequence ATGTATGGAACAAAAAGAATGGCATTAAAAGCTGTATTTGTCGTTATTTTATTGTTGGTGGCCTGGAAACTGGTCTATGGCAGTGGAGCACATAAAGGAGGGCATTCCCAGAAAAATACAAATATGTCCCATTGGGCTGCTCCTGAAAAAGCTGTAAAGCAGGTTAATCCGGTAGTTGCTGACAGCAACTCAATAGCATTGGGCAAAGAACTGTACAGCCAGTTCTGTATGGGATGTCATGGGAAAAATGCGGATGGCAATGGGCCTGCCGCAGGCTCTCTTACGAAAAAACCAACCAATCTCCGAGCCATGGCCGGAGGACACGAGGATGGTGATTTTGCCTGGAAAATAAGGAACGGTCGCGGAGAAATGCCGGCCTGGGGGATGAGTTGGAGTCTCAGGACGTCTGGCATCTGGTAA
- a CDS encoding copper resistance system multicopper oxidase, producing MVFEELLFELETLTMERRHFVKGMAVGGVLLGLGMLPRRISAAENNSSWPQIPVLRGTDFNLTIASQQVNFTGKTRTATAVNGHVPGPVLRWREGDRVSLKVTNHLAESSSIHWHGIILPNAMDGVPGINFAGIEPGESYHYQFDVQQNGTYWYHSHSGFQEQTGLYGPIIIDPLEPEPFVYDREHVIMLSDWSDEDPNTLYAHLKKMSDYYNFNERTVGDLVRDIREKGLVAAWNGRSMWNGMRMSDRDISDVTGYTYTYLMNGQTPAAGWSGLFKRGERIRLRFINGSAMSFFDVRIPGLKMTVVAADGQHVEPITVDEFRLGVAEIYDVIVEPNDDRAYCIFAQAIDRTGYARGTLTPDPALTAEVPGFDPYPVLTMTDMGMDMAAMQGMNTMKSMTDKQSMNAMVKKQPMKGMAMKGSGKGKNREGAAGAGSTAPIVHSETEFGPHVDMRAMNPRYRLDDPGVGLRNNGRKVLTYADLRNLYPTSDPRDPGREIQLHLTGNMARYMWSINGIRYEDAEPIAFTYGERLRITFVNDTMMNHPMHLHGMWSDLETGDGRHIPRKHTVVVQPGSKISYLVTADAMGGWAFHCHLLYHMLAMFRKVVVSK from the coding sequence ATGGTTTTTGAGGAACTATTGTTTGAGCTGGAAACGTTGACCATGGAACGTCGCCATTTTGTTAAAGGTATGGCTGTTGGTGGCGTTCTGCTTGGCCTGGGAATGTTGCCTCGCCGTATTTCTGCTGCCGAGAATAACAGTTCATGGCCACAGATCCCGGTCTTGAGAGGTACGGATTTCAACTTGACTATTGCATCACAGCAGGTGAACTTTACTGGAAAAACAAGGACTGCAACAGCTGTAAACGGGCACGTTCCCGGGCCGGTTCTACGTTGGAGAGAGGGAGACAGGGTCAGCCTGAAAGTGACTAATCATCTCGCCGAATCAAGTTCAATCCATTGGCATGGAATCATCCTGCCAAATGCCATGGATGGAGTGCCGGGAATTAATTTCGCTGGTATTGAACCTGGAGAAAGCTATCACTATCAGTTTGATGTTCAGCAGAATGGTACATATTGGTACCACAGCCATTCAGGATTCCAGGAGCAGACAGGGCTTTATGGTCCTATCATAATTGATCCGCTGGAGCCGGAGCCCTTTGTCTATGACCGGGAACATGTCATCATGCTTTCAGACTGGTCGGATGAAGACCCGAATACTCTCTATGCCCATCTGAAAAAGATGAGCGATTATTATAATTTTAACGAACGTACCGTTGGTGACCTGGTTCGTGATATCAGGGAAAAAGGATTGGTTGCCGCCTGGAACGGGCGCAGTATGTGGAACGGGATGCGTATGAGTGATCGGGATATTTCTGATGTCACAGGATATACCTATACCTATCTCATGAACGGTCAGACACCGGCAGCCGGCTGGAGCGGACTGTTTAAACGAGGAGAAAGGATTCGGCTACGATTTATCAATGGATCTGCCATGAGTTTTTTCGATGTTCGTATTCCTGGGTTGAAAATGACCGTTGTGGCAGCTGATGGACAGCATGTCGAACCGATAACCGTTGATGAGTTCCGGCTCGGAGTCGCCGAAATTTATGATGTGATTGTTGAGCCCAACGATGATCGGGCCTATTGTATTTTTGCCCAGGCCATTGATCGGACAGGATATGCCAGAGGAACCCTGACGCCGGATCCTGCTCTGACGGCAGAAGTTCCAGGGTTTGATCCTTATCCTGTTCTGACCATGACTGATATGGGAATGGATATGGCGGCAATGCAGGGTATGAACACCATGAAGAGCATGACTGATAAGCAGTCAATGAATGCTATGGTGAAGAAACAGCCTATGAAGGGTATGGCTATGAAGGGTTCCGGGAAGGGGAAAAACAGGGAAGGTGCTGCAGGTGCGGGCAGTACTGCCCCCATAGTTCATAGTGAAACCGAGTTCGGGCCTCATGTTGATATGCGGGCAATGAACCCTCGGTATCGGCTTGATGATCCAGGTGTAGGATTGCGCAATAACGGTCGAAAAGTGCTGACTTATGCTGACCTGCGCAACCTTTATCCCACATCGGATCCCCGTGATCCCGGGAGGGAGATTCAACTTCATCTGACGGGCAATATGGCACGATACATGTGGTCCATCAACGGCATCAGGTACGAAGATGCCGAGCCGATAGCTTTTACTTATGGAGAACGGCTGCGTATAACCTTTGTCAATGATACCATGATGAATCACCCCATGCATCTGCACGGTATGTGGAGTGATCTGGAAACCGGCGATGGCCGTCACATTCCTCGAAAACACACAGTTGTCGTTCAGCCTGGTTCAAAAATCAGTTATCTTGTAACAGCTGATGCCATGGGGGGATGGGCATTTCATTGCCATCTTCTGTATCATATGCTGGCCATGTTTCGTAAAGTTGTCGTAAGCAAGTGA
- a CDS encoding copper resistance protein B yields the protein MKKYIAAAVCSMFLSNPAWSGEMIDDPLLSMVLIDQMEARAGDGDDLFSWDAEGWLGYDLNKFWIKTEGEYVDGRGEDIELQALYSRAIAPFWDLQVGWRTDIRPQPSRNWLALGVKGLAPYFFDIDAALFVGENGQTSARLQAEYEFLFTPRLILVPDVELNLYGKDDKNVGIGSGLSNIELGLRLRYEIRREFAPYIGINWIHLYGDTADFSRDDGQDDDDFRFVFGVRAWF from the coding sequence ATGAAAAAATATATAGCCGCAGCGGTGTGTTCAATGTTCTTGAGTAATCCCGCCTGGAGTGGTGAGATGATAGATGATCCCCTGTTGTCCATGGTGCTGATTGATCAAATGGAAGCCAGGGCAGGGGATGGCGATGACTTGTTTTCCTGGGATGCTGAGGGGTGGCTGGGGTACGATCTCAATAAATTCTGGATCAAAACTGAGGGTGAATATGTTGATGGACGTGGGGAAGATATTGAGCTGCAGGCTCTGTACTCCAGGGCCATTGCTCCGTTCTGGGATCTTCAGGTAGGTTGGAGGACTGATATCAGACCTCAACCCTCCCGCAACTGGCTGGCTCTCGGAGTTAAAGGATTGGCGCCTTATTTTTTCGATATTGATGCGGCGCTGTTTGTGGGTGAAAATGGTCAGACATCCGCCCGCCTGCAGGCCGAGTATGAATTTTTATTTACGCCTCGTCTGATTCTAGTACCCGACGTTGAACTCAATCTATATGGAAAAGATGATAAGAATGTTGGGATCGGTTCGGGTCTGTCGAATATTGAACTGGGATTACGGTTGCGATATGAGATCCGCAGGGAGTTTGCCCCTTATATCGGTATTAACTGGATTCATCTCTACGGTGATACTGCAGATTTTTCCCGTGACGACGGTCAGGATGACGACGATTTCCGGTTTGTATTTGGTGTGAGGGCCTGGTTTTAA
- a CDS encoding HD-GYP domain-containing protein: MTKKPLLKKYIRRKLLFRLGLTILGVTLLFAGISYFHSRDMIVNAVIQASTSRVHIIQARFKELVRKPDADMMTVLQDAVNYPPDTNIHISEGEFIYAVLYSRNRDRIGIYQHINHPALAGIKKYLRRNPDFSRPGQPEYKSFTINSKQYIDILSKFSMGKNNPDLFFRGIFSLSEQAIHAVHQRAIRTVLFVIGVVLATAFLIYPVITHLLNRLADYSTFLLDAHLETMEALGAAIAKRDNDTDRHNYRVTIYAVSLGELLTMDEYQMQCLIKGAFLHDVGKIGIRDNILLNKEKFSTQEHEIMQKHVKYGIDIIKQSSWLKDAQDVVASHHEKYDGSGYPAGLKAGKIPLNARIFAIADVFDALTSQRPYKEPFSYEKTMTIMAQDSSHHFDPLLLEKFTSISKKLYDDYSSCDRSGLKAKLLEITNKYFHSGIDTLQY, translated from the coding sequence ATGACAAAAAAACCACTTTTAAAAAAATATATCCGCAGAAAACTTCTCTTCCGCCTGGGCCTGACGATACTGGGTGTAACTCTTCTGTTCGCTGGTATTTCTTATTTCCACTCCAGGGATATGATTGTCAATGCCGTCATCCAGGCATCGACTTCAAGAGTACATATAATCCAGGCAAGGTTCAAGGAACTGGTGCGCAAACCTGACGCAGACATGATGACAGTTTTGCAGGATGCCGTTAATTATCCTCCCGACACAAATATCCATATCAGCGAAGGAGAATTTATTTACGCTGTCCTCTACAGCAGGAACCGCGACCGTATCGGCATCTATCAACATATCAACCATCCAGCCCTTGCTGGAATAAAAAAATATTTGCGCCGGAACCCGGATTTCTCGCGACCCGGTCAACCAGAATACAAATCTTTTACTATCAATTCAAAGCAATATATCGACATCCTCAGTAAGTTCTCCATGGGAAAGAACAACCCCGACCTATTCTTCCGGGGCATATTCTCCCTTTCAGAACAGGCCATCCATGCTGTTCATCAACGGGCAATACGGACTGTCCTTTTTGTAATTGGAGTCGTTCTAGCGACTGCTTTCCTCATCTATCCTGTCATAACCCATCTCCTAAACCGACTGGCTGACTATTCAACCTTTCTTCTTGATGCCCACCTGGAAACGATGGAAGCATTAGGCGCGGCTATTGCGAAACGGGATAATGATACTGACCGGCATAATTATAGAGTTACGATTTATGCTGTTTCTCTTGGAGAATTATTGACCATGGATGAATATCAGATGCAGTGCCTTATCAAGGGCGCATTTTTACACGATGTAGGAAAAATCGGTATTCGCGACAATATTTTACTGAACAAGGAAAAATTCTCAACACAAGAACATGAAATCATGCAAAAGCATGTCAAATACGGTATCGACATCATAAAGCAGTCAAGCTGGCTCAAGGATGCGCAAGACGTGGTTGCCTCACATCATGAAAAATATGACGGCAGCGGTTATCCTGCAGGACTGAAGGCAGGTAAAATTCCTCTCAATGCACGGATTTTTGCCATTGCAGATGTGTTTGACGCACTCACCAGCCAACGTCCCTACAAAGAACCCTTCTCCTATGAGAAAACCATGACGATTATGGCCCAGGACAGCTCACATCATTTCGATCCGCTCCTGTTGGAAAAATTCACATCTATTTCCAAAAAGCTTTACGATGATTATTCCAGCTGTGACAGGAGCGGATTGAAGGCAAAATTACTTGAAATTACCAACAAATATTTTCACAGCGGTATAGACACCCTCCAGTATTGA
- a CDS encoding cation:proton antiporter domain-containing protein, whose protein sequence is MYETLAVLALFTISYSLVSEKIEQSWVSGPIIFCAFGVAVGPRGFNLLPLAADSATIKSLAELTLALILFTDAANTNQAALKKNMKIPVRLLLVGLPLTILFGFLTGTVLFDSMPWFEIIILAVILAPTDAALGKPVITNSNVPLRYRERLNIESGLNDGICVPVLIIFLELATEPSDERSLAGMVLSQFIREICIGGLAGVALVAVAILNRSWPEN, encoded by the coding sequence ATGTATGAAACTCTTGCTGTTCTGGCCCTGTTTACCATCAGTTACAGCCTTGTCAGCGAAAAAATCGAACAGAGTTGGGTCAGCGGGCCTATAATTTTCTGTGCTTTCGGAGTTGCCGTTGGCCCCAGGGGATTTAACCTGCTTCCCCTGGCAGCAGACTCCGCAACAATCAAGTCTCTGGCCGAGCTCACCCTGGCCCTCATTTTGTTCACAGACGCAGCCAACACCAACCAGGCCGCTTTGAAAAAAAACATGAAAATCCCTGTACGCCTTCTCCTGGTTGGACTGCCTCTGACCATCCTGTTCGGTTTTCTTACCGGAACAGTCCTTTTTGACTCAATGCCATGGTTCGAAATTATCATCCTCGCTGTAATCCTGGCTCCAACCGATGCGGCCCTTGGCAAACCTGTAATAACAAACAGTAATGTTCCCCTGCGCTATCGTGAAAGACTGAATATTGAAAGCGGATTAAACGATGGTATATGTGTCCCAGTACTCATCATTTTTCTTGAATTGGCAACAGAACCGTCTGACGAAAGGAGTTTAGCAGGTATGGTTCTCTCTCAATTTATCCGAGAAATCTGTATTGGTGGGCTAGCAGGCGTGGCTCTGGTCGCGGTAGCTATCCTTAACAGGTCTTGGCCTGAAAACTGA
- a CDS encoding 2-oxoacid:acceptor oxidoreductase family protein, whose translation MDERIANLSQRKKGEGEDVPEAITLPLEIRVHGRGGQGGVTCAKLIAAVYAQLGLNVQTFGDYGAERSGAPVRAFTRVDREVIKNRNKVYRPDHLLVLDPGLLGPSLLDGVTGGASMLINSTASPQDLRKQYPGYRLGVVDATSIAREHGIGTSAVVIINTTVVGAYAALTGLPMEAVQRAYAFFNLEDDFEAALEASRIITVFEPFRQSAEQQAAGAEGTVCLGSVLPMTEHLRDIPTELKTGAWATQSPDIRNMAHPVRLHVPQEMMWSVSFRL comes from the coding sequence ATGGACGAACGGATTGCCAACCTGAGTCAGAGAAAAAAAGGGGAGGGTGAAGATGTCCCGGAGGCGATTACCTTGCCGCTTGAGATCCGCGTTCATGGGCGGGGTGGTCAAGGTGGTGTGACCTGCGCCAAACTCATTGCGGCGGTTTACGCCCAGCTTGGTCTCAATGTTCAGACATTCGGTGATTATGGTGCCGAACGATCCGGTGCACCAGTCAGAGCATTCACAAGAGTTGATCGGGAAGTTATTAAAAACCGCAACAAGGTTTATCGTCCAGATCATCTGCTGGTTCTGGATCCGGGGCTGCTTGGACCGTCCCTCCTTGATGGTGTAACTGGTGGAGCGAGCATGTTGATCAACTCCACTGCATCACCTCAAGACCTGAGAAAGCAATATCCCGGTTACCGGCTGGGTGTCGTAGATGCTACGTCCATTGCCAGGGAACATGGGATCGGCACCAGTGCTGTTGTCATTATCAATACGACAGTGGTGGGGGCATATGCTGCGCTGACTGGTCTGCCCATGGAGGCAGTGCAACGGGCATATGCTTTTTTCAATCTGGAAGATGATTTTGAAGCGGCCCTGGAAGCGAGCAGAATAATCACGGTTTTTGAACCATTCCGACAATCGGCTGAGCAGCAGGCTGCCGGCGCGGAGGGAACTGTCTGTCTCGGTTCTGTTCTTCCGATGACAGAACATCTTCGTGATATTCCGACAGAACTGAAAACAGGCGCCTGGGCGACCCAGTCCCCCGATATCAGGAATATGGCGCACCCTGTTCGATTGCATGTCCCGCAGGAAATGATGTGGTCGGTTTCATTCAGGCTTTAA